A genomic segment from Aegilops tauschii subsp. strangulata cultivar AL8/78 chromosome 1, Aet v6.0, whole genome shotgun sequence encodes:
- the LOC141026792 gene encoding uncharacterized protein, producing the protein MVAQLWRVNALIAVNAILMGVMVGISMYGHRYHRRPLIFIFQGATTLFLPIVSYVVSTTGDQSIIAAPFHSGVRGQDEIVIGRCDTTEHISRVLVWTALVQIVGINTTAIIATDAREGRKFGPPVVLLVQAVWTSYLAVYNAGYQGSLGLYHRVLKEDDARHAGPVGYNKVWSMENVVSLRGFVVVSLFALIFAKLILKCYAWYMGRRSLVLGRNPRVIFGYMEQLHDGNHPPGVVGEHIPPLIIMGEDTLLLEKQSYGYSFKNIPRRGDETRVNNNGLVTLDKIWQFDSMSLRLTPQLKDLCLSLALFKLLRCRFAKYTIADAGFMKVSDFLWDMLLKASDDERFLGLIENELSFLHDCYYSSLPISFAKSWLPILSIFISLLSIGCCLVTTIVMFPLVLLNGGGYQLMCLMHCNSPDHEIDMRVGNLYHDLAPVCLLFALVVLTEVREIASYVYSNWTKVAIICRFVQGEASLRKYPTLKKFVDHVLHHRCKLLRHWNNKMNQCSILVLHRRRIPVVFLQRLIHLPDQHSEKVPRAVKTIIVETLRSYGRSRNNSVIYLRRSIQLQVDDNLLWTVSNAGTADSILVCHIATSIFEVRSQPQSHQPLSDHKVAAIHLSRYCVYLVAYHPELLPDDDDWCKSLYKDVKKDADRLQSGSVATTPMQLIKLLSTKSKHEVLKNGALLGGQLAEMVESEEMVWKALAKFWSELILYVSPSDNMDGQAEAIFRGGELITLLWMLQTHLGIVSRPGNSGATTDVAPPV; encoded by the coding sequence ATGGTAGCACAGCTATGGAGAGTCAACGCTCTCATCGCGGTCAACGCCATCTTGATGGGGGTTATGGTCGGTATTAGCATGTACGGCCATCGTTACCACCGCCGTCCGTTGATCTTCATCTTCCAGGGGGCCACCACCTTGTTTCTGCCAATTGTCTCCTACGTTGTGTCCACCACGGGAGATCAAAGTATTATAGCTGCTCCTTTTCATAGTGGCGTCCGTGGGCAGGATGAAATCGTAATTGGGAGATGCGATACGACTGAACACATCAGTCGTGTCTTAGTATGGACGGCTCTTGTTCAGATTGTGGGTATCAACACCACCGCAATTATTGCCACCGATGCAAGGGAAGGTCGAAAGTTTGGCCCTCCGGTGGTACTGCTCGTCCAAGCAGTATGGACATCTTACCTTGCGGTCTACAATGCAGGATACCAAGGTTCACTTGGACTTTACCACAGGGTTTTAAAGGAAGATGATGCAAGACATGCTGGTCCAGTCGGATATAATAAAGTGTGGTCCATGGAAAATGTAGTTTCTCTAAGAGGATTCGTTGTTGTTTCACTGTTTGCTCTTAtctttgcaaaattaattttgaAGTGTTATGCATGGTATATGGGCAGACGGTCCTTGGTGCTTGGCCGCAATCCTCGTGTTATCTTTGGATACATGGAACAACTGCATGATGGAAACCATCCTCCTGGGGTGGTTGGTGAGCATATACCTCCACTTATTATTATGGGAGAGGACACTTTATTACTGGAGAAGCAGTCTTATGGTTACAGCTTTAAAAATATACCAAGAAGAGGTGATGAGACAAGGGTAAACAACAATGGCTTAGTGACACTAGACAAAATTTGGCAGTTTGATAGCATGTCTTTGAGGTTAACACCACAACTTAAGGATCTATGCCTTTCACTGGCATTGTTCAAGCTATTAAGGTGTCGATTTGCAAAGTACACAATTGCTGATGCTGGCTTTATGAAGGTTTCTGATTTCTTGTGGGATATGTTGCTCAAGGCTAGTGATGACGAGAGGTTCCTTGGATTGATTGAGAATGAACTATCTTTTCTACATGATTGTTACTATTCCTCCCTCCCAATCTCATTTGCAAAGAGTTGGCTGCCCATCCTGAGCATATTTATTTCGCTACTAAGTATCGGTTGCTGCTTAGTTACCACCATTGTTATGTTCCCGCTCGTACTGCTCAATGGTGGTGGATATCAGCTAATGTGTTTGATGCACTGCAACTCTCCTGACCATGAGATAGACATGCGGGTTGGAAATCTGTACCATGATCTTGCACCAGTATGTCTGCTTTTTGCACTGGTTGTGCTTACCGAGGTCAGGGAAATTGCTTCTTATGTCTACTCCAATTGGACTAAAGTAGCCATAATCTGCCGCTTTGTACAAGGAGAAGCTTCTTTGCGGAAATATCCTACCTTGAAAAAATTTGTTGACCACGTGCTACATCATAGATGCAAGCTGCTGAGGCATTGGAACAACAAAATGAACCAGTGTTCGATCTTAGTTCTCCATCGAAGGAGAATTCCAGTGGTTTTTCTTCAACGTCTCATTCATTTACCCGACCAACATAGCGAAAAGGTACCGAGAGCAGTGAAGACTATCATCGTCGAGACACTCAGAAGCTACGGGAGAAGCCGAAACAACAGTGTGATTTATTTGCGCAGGAGTATTCAGCTACAAGTCGATGACAACCTTCTTTGGACAGTCAGTAATGCAGGTACAGCTGATAGCATTCTTGTGTGTCACATTGCCACCAGCATCTTTGAAGTGAGGTCACAACCACAGTCACACCAACCTCTCTCTGACCATAAGGTTGCTGCTATTCATCTCTCCCGTTATTGTGTATACTTGGTGGCCTACCATCCCGAGCTTCTTCCCGACGACGATGATTGGTGCAAGAGCTTGTACAAGGATGTAAAGAAGGACGCTGACCGCCTCCAGTCTGGTAGTGTTGCAACAACTCCCATGCAGCTGATCAAGCTGTTGAGCACAAAATCAAAACATGAGGTGCTAAAGAACGGTGCTCTTCTTGGAGGCCAATTGGCAGAGATGGTTGAAAGTGAGGAAATGGTGTGGAAGGCTCTTGCTAAGTTTTGGTCAGAGTTGATCTTGTATGTTTCTCCATCAGACAATATGGATGGGCAGGCAGAAGCCATTTTCCGGGGCGGCGAGCTGATCACACTTCTCTGGATGTTGCAAACGCATCTTGGAATTGTCAGCAGGCCCGGCAACTCTGGTGCAACCACTGATGTTGCTCCTCCTGTTTAA
- the LOC109781619 gene encoding protein FAR1-RELATED SEQUENCE 9-like yields MSSTWLALASSLLRWSEGASPSAPDEASCGRRQRELAYGQAGSMLKYFQDKIAENPSYQYALQLDCEENISNIFWADAKMVIDYAHFGDVVTFDTAFGTNKEYRPFGVFVGLNQFRETVIFGAALMFDETFASFQWLFKAFLAAHNGKQPRAIFTDQDTAMGNAVGEVFTEAWHGLCTFHIMQNAVKHLCNNKADDSHSPKHKNEADEEEEEEEPHILSDFSACMYNIEDTTAFEEAFDIMRNKVDEKKMSWLDSIYKFKEKWAECYMRDVFTLGMRSTQLSESFNSDLKKHLKSDFDIIRFLKHFERAVQGKRNKELDAEFEARKKLPRISMKTPMLLQASKLYTPTIFEAFQAEYERSMAACTRALDANNTYSVAIVRADGDLSSELERIVVGDSLEKTSSCSCGQFKRTGILCGHALKVLDLMNIKLLPNHYILKRWTREARYGTIQDNKGNSIVENPKMDAMLRYKSWSHTFLNLAYQATISPECCILVDNTLYCLHKQLQDKLSASTSILSDSQDVVPQDEGLLSVARLKKKEVKEKTSKRRGSWLERMRKFKRKKQTKSSKKKNGGGGVKTQVPMDVPHKSSQHENGGGVGSQVPMGVSHEDDNAFTSYTNLLMGFSEIDDMSFEGLL; encoded by the exons ATGTCGTCGACGTGGCTAGCGCTGGCGTCGTCGCTGCTGCGTTGGTCCGAGGGGGCTTCTCCATCTGCTCCGGACGAGGCTTCTTGT GGCAGGCGCCAAAGAGAGTTGGCATATGGACAGGCAGGAAGCATGTTGAAGTATTTTCAAGACAAGATCGCCGAGAATCCTTCTTACCAATATGCTTTGCAATTGGATTGTGAGGAGAATATAAGCAATATATTCTGGGCTGATGCTAAGATGGTCATTGATTATGCACACTTTGGCGATGTTGTCACATTTGATACTGCATTTGGCACAAACAAAGAatatagaccttttggggttttTGTTGGATTGAATCAGTTCAGGGAGACCGTTATTTTTGGTGCTGCTCTTATGTTTGATGAAACATTTGCCTCTTTCCAATGGCTATTTAAGGCTTTTCTAGCTGCACACAATGGAAAACAACCTAGAGCTATATTTACTGACCAAGACACTGCAATGGGAAATGCCGTCGGGGAGGTATTCACAGAAGCATGGCATGGATTATGTACCTTTCACATAATGCAAAATGCTGTGAAGCACTTATGCAATAACAAAGCTGATGACTCACATTCTCCAAAACATAAAAATGAGgcagatgaagaagaagaagaagaagaaccacACATTCTCTCAGATTTTAGTGCTTGCATGTATAACATTGAGGACACGACGGCCTTTGAAGAAGCATTTGACATCATGAGGAATAAGGTGGATGAAAAGAAGATGTCATGGTTGGATAGCATCTACAAGTTCAAGGAAAAATGGGCTGAATGTTACATGAGAGATGTCTTCACATTGGGTATGAGAAGCACACAATTAAGTGAGAGTTTCAATAGTGACTTGAAAAAACATTTAAAATCAGATTTTGACATCATTCGGTTCTTGAAGCATTTCGAAAGGGCGGTGCAAGGAAAAAGAAACAAGGAACTAGATGCAGAATTTGAAGCTAGGAAAAAGTTACCTAGAATAAGCATGAAGACACCCATGCTATTGCAAGCAAGCAAACTTTACACACCCACAATATTTGAAGCATTTCAAGCTGAATATGAAAGATCCATGGCTGCATGTACTAGAGCATTGGATGCAAATAACACATATTCTGTTGCAATTGTGAGGGCTGATGGTGATTTAAGTTCTGAACTAGAGCGCATTGTTGTTGGTGATTCTTTGGAGAAAACATCTTCATGTAGTTGCGGGCAGTTTAAAAGGACTGGAATATTGTGTGGCCATGCATTAAAAGTTCTTGATTTGATGAATATCAAGCTGTTGCCAAACCATTACATTCTAAAGAGATGGACAAGGGAAGCAAGATATGGAACTATACAAGACAACAAAGGAAATAGCATCGTTGAAAATCCAAAAATGGATGCTATGCTCCGCTATAAGTCTTGGTCTCACACATTCCTAAATTTGGCATATCAAGCCACAATCTCTCCAGAATGTTGCATATTGGTGGACAACACACTATATTGCCTCCATAAGCAACTTCAAGACAAACTTAGTGCATCTACAAGTATTTTGAGTGATTCACAAGATGTTGTTCCACAAGATGAAGGTTTGCTTAGTGTTGCACGCTTAAAGAAAAAGGAGGTTAAAGAAAAAACTTCAAAGAGGCGTGGCAGTTGGCTCGAGAGGATgcgcaagttcaaaaggaaaaagCAAACTAAATCTAGC AAAAAAAAgaatggtggtggtggtgtgaaAACTCAAGTACCAATGGATGTCCCTCATAAATCTAGC CAACATGAGAATGGTGGTGGTGTAGGTTCTCAAGTACCAATGGGTGTTTCTCATGAGGACGACAATGCCTTCACCAGCTACACAAATTTGCTGATG GGTTTTAGTGAAATTGATGATATGTCCTTTGAAGGTCTTCTTTAG